A portion of the Musa acuminata AAA Group cultivar baxijiao chromosome BXJ1-1, Cavendish_Baxijiao_AAA, whole genome shotgun sequence genome contains these proteins:
- the LOC135679606 gene encoding cell division cycle 20.2, cofactor of APC complex-like — protein MSSSRSRRVEYDRFIPFRSAMDMDYARFALTGPSRPQRDGSRESPSSVAYQKLLDECILKNRSRILAFKTAPEASASKLPEFDEPIRPQKKQQRRIPKEPERVLVINGLLDDNVLNLLDWGSNNVLAIGLEDAVYLWDAANESTKLLQPVEDRGPITCIRWSPDCAVLAVAFGNSDLSLIDLATGHVVDGMEDENQAPVLSLAWRSNSILTVGRFDGTVVDYDFRKDDMFICFYNGHRRGVCSLKWSVLSGRYLASEGQDKLVHIWDACMPVSRDHPRQRQWLHRISSHTSIVKAVDWCPTRSNLLASGGGCNDHCVKFWNTVNGACLNSIDAGSEVCALLWDKNKSELLTSHGSPNNQLTLWNYPSMTRVAEVSGHSSRVLSLAGSPLGGVVASAAADETVRSVVGNIAMGSFVVSKRQHIFIQAHGFEIFKYERNRLSLVISQMMAIAICGYGIMG, from the exons atgtcttcttcgcgttcTAGGCGTGTGGAGTACGACCGCTTCATCCCGTTCCGGTCGGCGATGGACATGGACTACGCACGCTTTGCCCTAACCGGGCCTTCGAGACCGCAGCGTGATGGTTCGAGGGAATCCCCATCGAGCGTGGCGTACCAAAAGCTTCTTGACGAGTGCATTTTGAAGAACAGGTCTCGTATCCTCGCTTTCAAGACTGCACCTGAAGCGTCGGCCAGCAAGCTGCCCGAGTTTGACGAGCCCATTCGGCCGCAGAAGAAGCAGCAGAGGCGAATCCCTAAAGAACCAGAGAGGGTTTTGGTAATCAACGGCTtgttggatgataatgttttgaatctcctcgactggggaagcaataatgtgttggcGATTGGCCTTGAGGACGCAGTGTATCTCTGGGACGCTGCAAACGAGTCGACTAAGCTTCTACAACCCGTAGAAGACAGAGGACCTATCACTTGCATCCGCTGGTCGCCAGACTGTGCAGTTCTTGCTGTCGCATTTGGCAATTCAGATTTATCCCTGATTGATCTAGCAACAGGACATGTCGTGGATGGGATGGAAGATGAGAACCAGGCCCCTGTGTTGTCACTTGCGTGGAGAAGTAATTCAATCTTGACAGTCGGAAGATTTGATGGCACTGTTGTTGATTATGACTTTAGAAAGGATGACATGTTCATCTGTTTCTATAATGGGCATCGGCGTGGagtttgtagtcttaaatggtccGTGTTGTCAGGGCGGTATTTGGCGAGTGAAGGACAGGACAAACTAGTGCACATATGGGATGCCTGCATGCCTGTCTCACGTGACCATCCACGTCAACGTCAATGGCTTCACAGGATCAGCAGCCACACTTCCATTGTGAAGGCCGTTGACTGGTGCCCAACTCGGAGCAACCtgctggcttctggtggaggTTGCAATGATCATTGCGTTAAGTTTTGGAACACCGTTAACGGTGCTTGCTTGAACTCGATTGATGCTGGCTCTGAAGTTTGTGCATTGCTATGGGACAAAAACAAATCTGAATTACTGACCTCCCATGGTTCGCCGAATAATCAACTCACCTTGTGGAATTACCCATCCATGACGAGAGTGGCTGAGGTTTCCGGTCATTCATCCCGGGTTCTTTCCTTGGCTGGGAGTCCACTGGGaggtgtagtagcttctgcagCAGCAGATGAGACAGTCAG ATCTGTTGTTGGTAACATTGCAATGGGAAGTTTCGTGGTGTCAAAGAGGCAGCACATTTTCATACAAGCGCATGGATTCGAGATCTTCAAATATGAGCGCAACCGCCTAAG CTTGGTCATTTCTCAGATGATGGCGATTGCAATATGTGGATATGGAATTATGGgatag